Part of the Terrisporobacter glycolicus ATCC 14880 = DSM 1288 genome is shown below.
ACGATATTTTTGGATAGGAGGAAATATTAGAGAATTAGATCAAGATGAAGATAGTGATATTACTTGTGTTAATGATGGTTATATTTCCATAACACCTGTCAATATTGAAATGACTAATTTTAAAAAGTTTGAAATGCTAAAAGATATAGAAATTTTATAGTAGATTTTATTAAAAGTTAGATTATATTGAAAAAATATATAGTATATAAATTTATAAAAAGTCAGTAGGTGTTTACTGGCTTTTTTATTTATAAAATATTAAATATGAATATTGAAACTGTTAAAATCAATTTAATTCCTTGACAAGTAATATTTATATGATTATAATTGATAACAATTATCAATTGTGGGTATAAATATAACGATATAGTTATTATAAATATGAAAAATCTATCAATAGTAAGTATGATTTCTAGAAAATTATTTTATTTTTATAAAGTTTTATATGTACTTAAATTATATGAAGAATGGGGGTATAGAATAATGAATACAATGATTGGAATTTTAATACCGCTTGTAGGTACTACATTAGGTGCTGCTTGTGTTTTTATAATGAAAAAAGAGATTAATGCATTAGTTAATAAAGGTTTACTTGGTTTTGCTTCAGGTGTAATGATTGCTGCCTCTGTATGGTCATTAATAATACCAGCTATTAATATGAGTAGTAATATGGGCAAATTAGCTTTTGCTCCGGCTGCAATAGGAATTCTTGTAGGCATAGGATTCATGCTTATATTAGATACGATTATTCCTCACTTGCATTATAATAATAATAAACCAGAAGGATTAAAAAGTGAAAAAATAAGAAAAACAACTATGCTCGTATTAGCAGTTGCTCTTCATAATATACCAGAGGGAATGGCAGTGGGAGTAGTGTTTGCAGGAGTTATAAGTCAAGAAAGTACAATAACTATGGCTGGAGCATTAATACTTTCAATAGGAATAGCAATTCAAAATTTTCCAGAAGGAGCCATAATTTCCATGCCATTAAGAAGTGAAGGTATGAGTAAATCAAAATCATTTCTTTATGGATTTTTATCTGGTGTAGTGGAGCCTATTGGTGCAGTATTAACTATTTTATTTTCAACAACTATTCAACCTTTAATGCCATATCTTTTATCTTTTGCTGCTGGAGCTATGATTTATGTGGTTGTAGAAGAATTAATACCAGAAGCATCTGTGGGAGAACATTCCAATATAGGAACTATTGGATTTGGATTAGGTTTTGTAATAATGATGATTTTAGATGTAGCATTAGGATAATAGATTAATTATAAAGTATTCTTAAGAAAATACAAAGAGCTAACTTGATTAAAAAATGTGCTTACAAATAACATAGTTATGTTATTGTAAGTACAGCATAACTATGTTATTTATAGATAATATATTTTCATATACTATTAATTTAAATATTATTTATTTTTAAAATATGATTTTTAAATTCATTTATGAATTTTGAATTTAAATTATTTTTATTCCATCCCATGTAAATAGATTTATAACCAATATCTTCTTTTATATTTAATATGGAAATTTCATTCGTATTTATCATAGGTGTGTTTGGAACTATAGTGATTCCTGCGCCAGCAGCTACTAATCCAACTAACATACCTGCCTCACTAGGTTGTACAGATACTTTTGGAGTATAATCAATAAATTTAGTATAAGAAATCCCTTTATTGCTGCAGCCTTTATCATAAACTACAAATAATTCATTTTTTAACTCTGAGAGTGAGACTTCAGTTTTATTTGAAAGATGGTGTGATTTTGATGTTACTAAAACATACTTTTGTTTACTAACCAATACAGTTTGAATCTCAGGATAATTATTAATACAACTAATATCATCAAAAAATCCTAAGTCAGTTTTTCTAGTGCTAAGATTATTTAAGATTTTTTCCACAGAAGTATTGTTAAATTTAAATTTAATATCTGAATGTACTTCAAGAAAACCACTAATTATAAAAGGAATAAAACTAGTTCCAACACACTCAGTATATGAAAGAGATATATTTTTTTCTTGGTCATTTTTCATATATTTTAACTCTTCAATACCTTTCTCAATATCATTTAATGCTAGCTTAGCATAATTTAAAAATACTTCTCCAAATCTGGTGATCTCAATATTTCTACCATTTTTTTCGAAAAGTGGGACATCTAACTCTTCTTCTAGTTTAGAAATAGCCTTACTAAGTGCAGGCTGTGTTACTGACAATATATTAGAAGCAGTTGTAAAGTTCTTAGTTTTTGCAATGGTTATAAAATATTCTAAATGTTGCAAGTTCATAATTATTCTCCTTAAAAATAAAAAATCAATATATATAACTAAAAGTTATTATTATATGAATAATAGCCATTAGACCTTTTTAAAATTATAGTGATATAATAACAATATATTGATTAAAAATCTAGATAAATTAGTAATTAATTATAAATTATTTTTATATATTTTATAATGAAATTATTAACTTATTAAAGCAGTAAAAATGGTGGAGGTTAAAAATGTTTAATGTAGATAAAGAAAAATGTATAGGATGTACTAAGTGTATGAAAGACTGCCCAGTAAATGATATTTTTATAGAGAATAATAAAGCTAATATAAAAAATCAAGCTTGTATGAAATGTGGTCATTGTGTAGCAGTCTGTCCAACTATGGCAATTTCAACAGATGATTATAATATGTATGATGTTGTTGAATATGAAAAGGAAAATTTTGAAGTAGTATCTGAAAATCTATTAAATTTTATAAAATTTAGAAGAAGTGTGAGAAACTTTAAAAATAAAGAAATTGAAAAAGAAAAAATAGAAAAAATAATAGAAGCAGGTAGATTCACACAAACAGCAAATAATAGTCAAGATGTATCTTATACTGTAGTTACTAATAAAATAGAAGCATTAAAAGAATTAGCTTTTGAAAGTTTAAATAAAAAAGGTGAATATATTCTTAATAATTTAACTCCTGAAACAGAATATTTAAAAAGATATGCTACTTTATGGACTAATTTTTATAAAGCATATAAAGAAGATCCAATTAAAAATGATAAATTATTTTTTAATGCACCATTAGTAATAATTGTGACCGCTAATAATGAGTTTAATGGAGCGTTAGCTTCTTCAAATATGAATCTTATGGTAGATGCTTTAGGTCTTGGAACTTTTTATAGTGGATTTTTAAAAATAGCATCTGAGAATAATAAAGAAATATTAGATTTACTAGAAATAAAAGATAATCAAAAGATTGCTGCATGCATGGTTGTAGGATATCCAAATGTTAAATATAAAAGAACAGCTCCAAGAAAAGAAGCAGAAATAAATTGGATATAAAATATTAATTTTATCGTTTTTATATTTAGTATAAATATTATGTTTCATATTATATAATAAGATATAAGTAAAGATATAAGTAAAGATATAAAGGAGAATAATATGAAATATACTAAAGAAGAAATGGATATAATAAGTGAAAAAATAGTAGAAATGATAAAAGAAAAAGAAGAAATGAGAATCGGTAAGATAGCGAAGGTGCTTATACACTCAGGTTTAGTTAATTCTAGTTATGAAGTTGATAAAGTGCTTAAATATAGAAAAGATTTATTTGTAAGTCCAAAGATGGGAATTTGGAGACTTGTAGAAAGTGAATAAAATTTATAAAGATGAGTAAGAGCTGTAAATAATTTATTTACAGCTCTTATTTATATTTATACAATAAAAGTATAAGACAAAATATGGTAAAAGGGGAAATTATGATGGAGAGTAAAAGAAAAAGGGTTAGAAAACCTGATTGGTTTAAAGTTACTTATGACAGTGAAGTAGGTAGTATAGAAAAAATGATGGAAGATGATTCACTGCATACAGTGTGCAAAGAAGCAAATTGTCCTAATAGGGGTGAATGTTATAAAAAAAGAACAGTAACGTTTATGATAATGGGGAACCAATGCTCTAGAAATTGTAAATTTTGTAATGTAACTAATGGTGAACCTACACATTTAGATCCACTTGAGCCTTTACATGTTGCGGAGTCTGTTAAAAAATTAGACTTAAAGCATGTGGTTATAACAAGTGTTACTAGAGATGATTTA
Proteins encoded:
- a CDS encoding ZIP family metal transporter; protein product: MNTMIGILIPLVGTTLGAACVFIMKKEINALVNKGLLGFASGVMIAASVWSLIIPAINMSSNMGKLAFAPAAIGILVGIGFMLILDTIIPHLHYNNNKPEGLKSEKIRKTTMLVLAVALHNIPEGMAVGVVFAGVISQESTITMAGALILSIGIAIQNFPEGAIISMPLRSEGMSKSKSFLYGFLSGVVEPIGAVLTILFSTTIQPLMPYLLSFAAGAMIYVVVEELIPEASVGEHSNIGTIGFGLGFVIMMILDVALG
- a CDS encoding LysR substrate-binding domain-containing protein; this translates as MNLQHLEYFITIAKTKNFTTASNILSVTQPALSKAISKLEEELDVPLFEKNGRNIEITRFGEVFLNYAKLALNDIEKGIEELKYMKNDQEKNISLSYTECVGTSFIPFIISGFLEVHSDIKFKFNNTSVEKILNNLSTRKTDLGFFDDISCINNYPEIQTVLVSKQKYVLVTSKSHHLSNKTEVSLSELKNELFVVYDKGCSNKGISYTKFIDYTPKVSVQPSEAGMLVGLVAAGAGITIVPNTPMINTNEISILNIKEDIGYKSIYMGWNKNNLNSKFINEFKNHILKINNI
- a CDS encoding nitroreductase family protein; this encodes MFNVDKEKCIGCTKCMKDCPVNDIFIENNKANIKNQACMKCGHCVAVCPTMAISTDDYNMYDVVEYEKENFEVVSENLLNFIKFRRSVRNFKNKEIEKEKIEKIIEAGRFTQTANNSQDVSYTVVTNKIEALKELAFESLNKKGEYILNNLTPETEYLKRYATLWTNFYKAYKEDPIKNDKLFFNAPLVIIVTANNEFNGALASSNMNLMVDALGLGTFYSGFLKIASENNKEILDLLEIKDNQKIAACMVVGYPNVKYKRTAPRKEAEINWI